Proteins co-encoded in one Candidatus Limnocylindrales bacterium genomic window:
- a CDS encoding DUF87 domain-containing protein, with the protein MQEASGKIGHVVSVAGSRVSAILTHAADNGDGNGGGDARSAVQVGAIARIPTRHSIVFGMISSLRTENPSFPPVADEKRFFEMELLGEAMLDSNGKESTFQRGVSVYPSLGADIYAASREDLSRVYARPAASNVRIGTIHQDKSLPAFVTTDQLLGKHFAVLGTSGSGKSCTVALILRAILDQHPSGHIVLLDPHNEYRTAFGERAEVISPANLELPYWLLSFEETVEVLIGRDGMSRELEVGILKGAILEGKRRYVGEGRDTSYITVDTPVPYRLATIIQYLDKQMGRLDRGADGIAPYMRIKDRIETLNADSRFGFMFSGMFVSDNMAKILSRILRIPVNDKPITIVDLSGVPSEIVEVVVSMLCRMIFDFALWAERSKAVPVLIVCEEAHRYVPRSEGAFASARKALGRIAKEGRKYGVSLCLVTQRPSELSPDVLSQCNTLFALRMSNQPDQEYVAKALPDSALGLINSLPALRTQEAIVVGEGVNVPVRLNMDQLDEAFRPRSGTANFSASWQKEPLANGFIEETIERWRKQDRG; encoded by the coding sequence GTGCAGGAAGCGTCTGGCAAGATCGGCCACGTCGTGTCCGTGGCCGGGTCGCGTGTGTCGGCCATCCTGACGCACGCCGCCGACAACGGCGACGGCAATGGCGGCGGCGACGCCCGCTCGGCCGTCCAGGTCGGCGCCATTGCACGCATTCCCACCAGGCACTCGATCGTCTTCGGGATGATCTCGAGCCTTCGCACCGAGAATCCCTCTTTCCCGCCGGTGGCCGACGAAAAGCGCTTCTTCGAGATGGAGCTGCTCGGCGAGGCGATGCTCGACAGCAACGGCAAGGAGAGCACGTTCCAGCGCGGGGTCTCGGTCTACCCGAGCCTCGGCGCCGACATCTACGCCGCCTCGCGCGAAGACCTCAGCCGCGTATATGCGCGGCCCGCCGCATCCAACGTCCGCATCGGCACCATCCATCAGGACAAGTCGCTGCCGGCCTTCGTCACTACCGACCAGCTGCTCGGCAAGCACTTCGCGGTGCTGGGCACCTCCGGGTCGGGCAAGTCGTGCACCGTGGCGCTGATCCTGCGTGCGATCCTGGACCAGCATCCCAGCGGGCACATCGTCCTTCTCGATCCGCACAACGAGTACCGAACCGCGTTCGGCGAGCGCGCCGAGGTCATCAGCCCGGCCAACCTCGAGCTGCCGTACTGGCTGCTCAGTTTCGAGGAGACGGTGGAGGTGCTGATCGGGCGCGACGGCATGTCGCGCGAGCTGGAGGTCGGAATCCTCAAGGGCGCCATCCTGGAAGGAAAGCGGCGCTACGTCGGTGAAGGTCGCGACACCTCCTACATCACGGTCGACACGCCCGTTCCCTATCGGCTGGCCACGATCATCCAGTACCTGGACAAGCAGATGGGCCGCCTGGATCGCGGCGCCGACGGCATCGCGCCGTACATGCGCATCAAGGACAGGATCGAGACGCTCAACGCCGACTCACGGTTCGGCTTCATGTTCTCCGGGATGTTCGTCTCGGACAACATGGCCAAGATCCTCTCGCGCATTCTTCGCATCCCGGTCAACGACAAGCCCATCACCATCGTCGACCTCTCGGGCGTGCCCTCCGAGATCGTCGAGGTCGTCGTTTCCATGCTGTGCCGCATGATCTTCGACTTCGCGCTGTGGGCGGAGCGCAGCAAGGCGGTGCCGGTGCTGATCGTGTGCGAAGAGGCGCACCGGTACGTGCCGCGCAGCGAGGGCGCGTTCGCTTCGGCGCGCAAGGCCCTGGGCCGCATTGCCAAGGAAGGGCGCAAGTACGGCGTTTCGCTGTGCCTGGTCACGCAGCGGCCTTCCGAGCTTTCGCCCGACGTGCTCTCGCAGTGCAACACGCTGTTCGCGCTGCGCATGAGCAACCAGCCCGATCAGGAGTACGTGGCCAAGGCTTTGCCGGACAGCGCTCTCGGCCTGATCAACTCGCTGCCCGCGCTGCGCACGCAGGAAGCCATCGTGGTGGGCGAAGGCGTCAACGTGCCCGTGCGCCTGAACATGGATCAGCTCGACGAGGCATTCCGCCCGCGCAGCGGCACCGCCAACTTCTCGGCGTCGTGGCAGAAGGAACCGCTCGCCAACGGCTTCATCGAAGAGACCATCGAACGCTGGCGCAAACAGGACCGCGGCTAG
- a CDS encoding tetratricopeptide repeat protein, with protein sequence MSLRGKSFVALALVILAGCEGFIVPMQPPPPKVPKEEKATGPAFDRVDKALLDGDLVAAEQILTEALGPPPAEGEQLSAQRAELLGLAAELRIRQGRFDDAARNAVRALPALPPTGTPSIKTQRGLHLRLAEAYENAGRDADAVTHVIGARDLCRNDADLLAKDGCEIERAALLRIYTATGRYGEAEPLVLERIADVQARVGSNDLRMSNAFCEAADFYCRQGKYSLCGPLYVRSFDIWKTFRDDALAEHRRALETNQSSPFDADFTRIKARHAPFTAPCGLHDQPSILYKLGKAEVAAQAIDYERRLWTADTEVAPRAMETLGALTASGKDGVELALANETLGFIHFKRGDYPNALVYYTQARTRMAGLWPTMQRAMRRVIVRSYLDTLENMQAIARAEGRFADAVTLGREAIDVAEQEVDAKDALRLDTVNLLAITYREMRDLGRAEEYSVRYLNDVQAARGTSNPDYAWALRNLSFVALLQDQLQRSDQLERQAKAVWVKNVVVAPEF encoded by the coding sequence GTGAGCCTGAGGGGGAAAAGCTTCGTCGCTCTGGCACTCGTCATCCTGGCCGGCTGCGAGGGCTTCATCGTCCCGATGCAGCCGCCTCCGCCCAAGGTACCCAAGGAGGAGAAGGCCACGGGGCCGGCCTTCGACCGCGTCGACAAGGCGCTGCTCGACGGCGATCTGGTCGCGGCCGAGCAGATCCTGACGGAAGCCCTTGGGCCGCCGCCGGCCGAAGGCGAACAGCTGAGCGCCCAGCGCGCCGAGCTCCTGGGCCTGGCGGCCGAGCTGCGCATTCGACAGGGCCGCTTCGACGACGCCGCCCGCAACGCCGTGCGCGCCCTGCCCGCGCTGCCGCCCACCGGCACGCCCTCGATCAAGACGCAGCGCGGCCTGCATCTTCGTCTTGCCGAAGCCTACGAGAACGCGGGCCGCGACGCCGACGCAGTAACGCACGTGATCGGCGCACGCGATCTTTGTCGCAACGATGCCGACCTGCTCGCCAAGGATGGATGCGAGATCGAGCGCGCCGCACTGCTGCGCATCTACACCGCCACGGGCCGCTACGGCGAGGCTGAGCCCCTGGTGCTCGAGCGCATCGCCGACGTGCAGGCGCGCGTCGGCTCCAACGATCTGCGGATGTCGAACGCGTTCTGCGAAGCCGCCGACTTCTACTGCCGCCAGGGCAAGTATTCTCTTTGCGGGCCGCTCTACGTTCGCAGCTTCGACATCTGGAAGACGTTTCGCGACGACGCGCTGGCCGAGCACCGGCGCGCGCTCGAGACCAACCAGAGCAGCCCCTTCGACGCCGACTTCACTCGCATCAAGGCGCGCCATGCGCCGTTCACCGCGCCGTGCGGACTGCACGATCAGCCGTCCATTCTCTACAAGCTCGGCAAGGCGGAGGTGGCTGCGCAGGCGATCGACTACGAGCGGCGCCTGTGGACGGCCGACACGGAGGTGGCCCCGCGCGCGATGGAGACGCTGGGCGCGCTGACGGCATCCGGAAAGGACGGCGTGGAGCTGGCGCTGGCCAACGAGACGCTCGGCTTCATCCACTTCAAGCGCGGGGATTACCCGAATGCGCTCGTCTACTACACGCAGGCACGCACGCGGATGGCCGGACTGTGGCCGACGATGCAGCGCGCGATGCGCCGCGTGATCGTGCGAAGCTACCTCGACACGCTCGAGAACATGCAGGCGATCGCGCGGGCCGAGGGGCGCTTCGCGGACGCCGTCACGCTCGGACGTGAGGCCATCGACGTGGCCGAGCAGGAGGTGGACGCCAAGGACGCGCTGCGTCTGGACACGGTCAACCTGCTTGCCATCACCTACCGCGAGATGCGCGACCTCGGCCGTGCCGAGGAGTACTCGGTGCGTTACCTCAACGACGTCCAGGCAGCGCGCGGAACCTCCAATCCGGACTACGCCTGGGCGCTGCGCAACCTCTCCTTCGTGGCGCTGCTCCAGGACCAGCTCCAGCGCTCGGATCAGCTCGAGCGTCAGGCCAAGGCGGTCTGGGTCAAGAACGTCGTCGTCGCGCCCGAGTTCTGA
- a CDS encoding glycosyltransferase family 9 protein, whose amino-acid sequence MANTAVMLDSSISKPSRVLVVRLGAIGDCLRVLPAVARLSRALPDAQIGWVVEDWAAPVVRGNPMLTRIHVLSRGALGAGPRSALREAARLHAELQAERYEVAIDFHARLKSGLVTWASGAPVRIGFDRHAATEANHRFTNVHVSLEDQWENRVLRYLRLLAPLGVPTSFDPSNTGLWIAGDAAAWARQWYQEQGRPPIAVFTGTSLHRRADRWPLPKWKQALRNLTAAGHRAVVFWGPSEMEAAAELAREVGEGCGLAPATSLEEMMAMLGCFRLYLGANTAAMHMAWMQGVACVVLLGGRPARTDEPLPPVRSVMLSAGGAPPQHRLSGEAAVRAVVDISVDSVVEAARRLLETK is encoded by the coding sequence TTGGCCAATACGGCCGTCATGCTGGACTCCTCGATCTCCAAACCATCGCGCGTCCTGGTCGTACGGCTCGGTGCGATCGGCGACTGCCTGCGCGTCCTGCCGGCAGTGGCACGTCTGTCGCGCGCGCTGCCCGATGCGCAGATCGGCTGGGTCGTCGAGGACTGGGCGGCGCCGGTGGTGCGTGGCAATCCGATGCTGACCAGGATCCACGTGCTCAGCCGAGGTGCGCTCGGCGCCGGGCCGCGCTCGGCATTGCGCGAGGCCGCGCGTCTGCACGCCGAGCTGCAGGCGGAGCGTTACGAGGTGGCCATCGACTTTCACGCGCGGCTGAAGAGCGGGCTGGTGACCTGGGCATCAGGCGCGCCAGTTCGCATCGGCTTTGACCGACACGCCGCGACCGAAGCCAACCATCGCTTCACCAACGTGCATGTAAGCCTCGAAGATCAATGGGAGAACCGGGTTCTGCGCTATCTGCGCCTGCTGGCCCCGCTGGGCGTTCCCACGAGCTTCGATCCGAGCAACACGGGCCTGTGGATCGCCGGCGACGCGGCCGCCTGGGCACGGCAGTGGTACCAGGAGCAGGGCCGTCCGCCGATAGCCGTCTTCACCGGCACCAGCCTTCACCGTCGTGCCGATCGTTGGCCGCTGCCGAAGTGGAAGCAGGCGCTTCGCAACCTGACCGCGGCGGGGCACCGGGCCGTCGTCTTCTGGGGACCGAGCGAGATGGAGGCGGCGGCCGAGCTGGCACGCGAGGTCGGCGAAGGCTGCGGGCTGGCGCCGGCGACCTCGCTCGAAGAAATGATGGCGATGCTCGGCTGCTTCCGGCTCTACCTCGGCGCGAACACGGCGGCCATGCACATGGCGTGGATGCAGGGTGTGGCTTGCGTGGTGCTGCTCGGCGGCCGCCCGGCCCGCACCGATGAGCCGCTGCCGCCGGTGCGTTCGGTGATGCTGTCGGCCGGCGGCGCGCCGCCACAGCACCGCCTCAGCGGCGAGGCGGCGGTTCGCGCCGTGGTCGACATCAGCGTCGACAGCGTGGTCGAGGCCGCGCGGCGGCTGCTCGAGACGAAGTGA
- a CDS encoding DUF4254 domain-containing protein, translating to MTFFGIEIVALHDEALSQWESPDHELAIGADPPPPPSSDASGDARAGLRQLILLQHQANLSIWRLEDQARRRDVGDEVIAGIKRAIDPWNQRRNDLMERIDLAVLAALGAGEGRAAAGEQHSETAGMMIDRLSILALKIRNMAALAAATSDPALREECEGKAAILKEQRRDLAGCLQRLIEDCRSGRRHFKMYRQLKSYNDPRLNPALRATVRGDEGPRS from the coding sequence ATGACCTTCTTCGGGATAGAGATCGTCGCCCTTCACGACGAGGCGCTGTCGCAGTGGGAGAGCCCCGACCACGAATTGGCGATCGGCGCCGATCCGCCCCCTCCTCCAAGCTCGGATGCATCAGGCGACGCGCGCGCCGGCCTGCGTCAGCTCATCCTTCTCCAGCACCAGGCCAACCTTTCGATCTGGCGGCTCGAGGACCAGGCGCGACGGCGCGACGTCGGCGACGAGGTCATTGCCGGCATCAAGCGCGCCATCGACCCGTGGAACCAGCGTCGCAACGATCTGATGGAGCGGATCGACCTGGCCGTTCTCGCCGCGCTGGGAGCGGGAGAAGGCAGGGCCGCGGCGGGCGAGCAGCACTCGGAGACGGCCGGCATGATGATCGACCGCCTGTCGATCCTGGCGCTGAAGATCCGCAACATGGCTGCACTCGCGGCTGCCACTTCCGATCCAGCGCTGCGCGAAGAATGCGAAGGCAAAGCCGCGATTCTGAAGGAACAGCGCCGCGACCTGGCGGGCTGCCTCCAGCGCCTGATCGAGGACTGCCGGAGCGGCCGTCGGCACTTCAAGATGTACCGCCAGCTCAAATCCTATAACGACCCGCGGCTGAACCCGGCTCTGCGCGCGACAGTGCGCGGCGACGAAGGCCCGAGGTCCTGA
- a CDS encoding alpha/beta hydrolase, which produces MSEPRTIELQANGLRFAALEMGQGPLVLCLHGFPDTALTFKHQMPALAAAGYRVVAPYMRGYAPTEPAPDGNYQTASLGRDVLGLIDALQPGAKAILFGHDWGALASYAAAVLGPDKIDRIVTAAVPYGQRLATAFVESYEQQKRSWYMFFFQGPLAETAVAMNDFRFIRRLWKDWSPTWDFTEADIAPVIETLGKPGVLEAALGYYRCLLNPALQDPALMSDQMRVGLEPIGVPAMYMHGADDHCMGLEMTEGMEASFTAGLTKVVLDGAGHFVQLEKPQQVTERILAFLRE; this is translated from the coding sequence ATGAGTGAGCCCAGGACGATCGAGCTACAGGCCAACGGCCTTCGCTTCGCGGCCCTGGAGATGGGGCAGGGCCCGCTGGTGCTGTGCCTCCACGGCTTCCCCGACACCGCGCTGACCTTCAAGCACCAGATGCCGGCGCTGGCGGCGGCCGGATACCGCGTGGTCGCGCCGTACATGCGCGGCTACGCGCCGACCGAGCCCGCGCCCGACGGCAACTACCAGACCGCATCCCTGGGCCGTGACGTGCTCGGGCTCATCGATGCGCTGCAGCCGGGCGCGAAAGCGATCCTGTTCGGCCACGATTGGGGCGCGCTGGCCAGCTATGCGGCAGCCGTTCTCGGCCCCGACAAGATCGACCGGATCGTGACGGCCGCAGTGCCCTACGGCCAGCGTCTGGCCACGGCCTTCGTCGAGAGCTACGAGCAGCAGAAGCGCTCCTGGTACATGTTTTTCTTCCAGGGTCCGCTGGCTGAAACGGCTGTGGCCATGAACGACTTCCGCTTCATCCGCCGGCTGTGGAAGGACTGGTCGCCGACGTGGGATTTCACCGAAGCCGACATCGCCCCGGTCATCGAGACCCTCGGCAAGCCCGGCGTGCTGGAAGCCGCGTTGGGCTACTACCGCTGTCTGTTGAATCCGGCCCTGCAGGATCCGGCGCTGATGTCGGACCAGATGCGCGTTGGCCTAGAGCCGATCGGTGTGCCGGCCATGTACATGCACGGCGCCGACGACCACTGCATGGGACTCGAGATGACCGAGGGCATGGAAGCGTCCTTCACGGCCGGGCTGACCAAGGTCGTTCTCGACGGCGCGGGACACTTCGTGCAGCTGGAGAAGCCGCAGCAGGTAACTGAGCGAATTCTGGCGTTTCTGAGGGAGTAG
- the rph gene encoding ribonuclease PH, whose translation MTVRTDGRGPGDLRPLRLTTGYIEHAEGSVLIEMGRTRVICTASVEESVPPFLKGRGTGWVTAEYGMLPRSTHTRNDREAARGKVGGRTMEIQRLIGRSIRAAMDMPALGERTIKLDCDVIQADGGTRTAAITGAWIAMAIACKGLVAAKLVRRLPVTRGVAAISVGMVGATPMLDLAYEEDSRADVDMNVVMTSEGEFVEVQGTGEGTTFTRSTLDDLTALAWDGIQQLLAAQRTALGS comes from the coding sequence ATGACAGTACGAACCGACGGGCGAGGGCCCGGCGACCTGCGGCCGCTGCGGTTGACCACCGGATACATCGAGCACGCCGAGGGCTCAGTGCTCATCGAGATGGGCAGGACGCGTGTCATCTGCACGGCCAGCGTCGAGGAGAGCGTGCCGCCGTTCCTGAAGGGCCGCGGAACGGGCTGGGTCACCGCCGAATACGGGATGCTTCCGCGCTCCACCCATACCCGAAACGACCGCGAGGCGGCGCGCGGGAAGGTCGGCGGGCGCACCATGGAGATCCAGCGCCTGATCGGCCGCAGCATCCGCGCGGCCATGGACATGCCAGCGCTGGGCGAGCGCACCATCAAGCTGGACTGCGACGTCATCCAGGCCGACGGCGGCACGCGCACGGCGGCGATCACCGGCGCCTGGATAGCCATGGCCATCGCCTGCAAGGGGCTGGTGGCGGCAAAGCTGGTTCGCCGGCTGCCGGTCACGCGCGGCGTGGCTGCCATCAGCGTCGGAATGGTCGGCGCCACGCCGATGCTGGACCTGGCCTACGAGGAGGATTCGCGCGCCGACGTCGACATGAACGTGGTGATGACGTCGGAGGGAGAGTTCGTCGAGGTTCAGGGCACCGGCGAAGGCACCACCTTCACCCGCTCGACGCTGGATGACCTGACGGCGCTGGCCTGGGACGGGATCCAGCAGCTCCTGGCCGCGCAGCGCACCGCCCTCGGGTCCTGA
- the rdgB gene encoding RdgB/HAM1 family non-canonical purine NTP pyrophosphatase, which translates to MTSPLRHVVLATTNKGKLRDFRFLFDGSGVELRLPEELGVRLDVEETGTTFEENALLKARTFARELPGHAVLADDSGLEVHALGGRPGVYSARYAGEPCDDHANNLKVIAEVQGLADRRAAFVAVLALVLPSGEEIVVSGRCEGRIIDEERGANGFGYDAIFFRDDLDCTFGEAAPAEKNARSHRGAAVRAMMEELRRLGLLPGGAR; encoded by the coding sequence ATGACTTCACCTCTGCGCCACGTCGTCCTGGCCACGACCAACAAGGGCAAGCTTCGCGACTTCCGCTTCCTCTTCGACGGCTCCGGCGTCGAGCTGCGTCTGCCCGAGGAACTGGGCGTCCGACTGGACGTGGAGGAGACGGGCACGACGTTCGAGGAGAATGCGCTTCTCAAGGCGCGAACGTTCGCCCGCGAGCTGCCCGGCCACGCCGTTCTTGCCGACGATTCGGGCCTGGAGGTCCATGCGCTCGGCGGCCGCCCCGGCGTCTATTCGGCGCGATACGCGGGCGAGCCGTGCGACGATCACGCCAACAATCTCAAGGTCATCGCCGAAGTGCAGGGGCTCGCCGACCGCCGCGCCGCTTTCGTTGCCGTCCTGGCGCTGGTGCTGCCCTCCGGTGAGGAGATCGTCGTCAGCGGGCGCTGCGAAGGCCGCATCATCGACGAGGAGCGAGGGGCCAACGGCTTCGGCTACGACGCGATCTTCTTCCGCGACGATCTCGACTGCACCTTCGGCGAGGCCGCGCCGGCGGAGAAGAACGCGCGCAGCCACCGTGGGGCCGCGGTGCGGGCGATGATGGAGGAGCTGCGACGGCTGGGGCTCCTGCCCGGTGGCGCGCGATAG
- a CDS encoding PAS domain S-box protein, with protein sequence MKATLKETDTGDPASELERRAQKLAALYEASRDLSIQTRVADLLQTLMERVTKLLGNSSTTVFLYDAETQHVEVAATIGGTLEIGTRFGIDQGMTGRVARTGTSLILDDYQTWEHRIPELAAHGVRAILIVPMTCGGELVGALGVSEYTTDRTYSADDERILSMFAAHAASAIRSVQLLEQARARASELQRDNAERQRIEEALRRSEERYRNLVEEMNDVVFTVGFDGVITYISPALERLSGHKPEELMARPFSEFIHPEDLAELRTSFARVLEGRREPVEFRVFTKNGDVRWVRSSSRRHLEDGVPVGITGSLTDVTERKRAELALQESEARYRLLVEMSPDGIAVHRGGQIVFVNSAGVRLLGARDASDLHLKPILDFVHPDDRPFVLARIRRMLQEQRPGERAEERFVRVDGSVRDVEVVAMPLMYEGAEAVQVVVHDITDRKQAARALAESEERFRMLAEATYEGIFIHDEGSIIDANPAGLAMSGHSYEQVLGMDVLNLVAPESREEVAARLRAGSTERYEAIGLRADGTRYHAELIGRTVPYHDRECSVTAIRDVSDRKQAEEALRASEERYRELVENANDLVYVHDVFGNFVAINRAAERTVGYSREEVAGLNIIDVLAPEDVPRTLELMQAVVEGREAPRDFEADVLTKDGRRLTLEISPRAVMRDGVPVAVQGVARDVTDRRKAAAEIRLLNEALEQRVQERTAELAAANKELEAFGYSVSHDLRGPLRVIEGFSRLLLDEYGQALDETARHYIEGVHGSSRRMAQLIQDLLNLSRITRNAIQRRRIDLAPVARAVAAELRRSQPERDVQFLIAERAPASGDRSMLRIVVENLLGNAWKYTGKHPSARIEFGVTEQDGELVYFVRDDGAGFDMEYVGKLFRPFQRLHLVSEFEGTGIGLATVQRIVQRHGGRVWAEGSVEGGATIYFTLSPGKTA encoded by the coding sequence ATGAAAGCGACGCTGAAAGAAACCGATACGGGCGATCCAGCTTCCGAGCTGGAGCGGCGGGCACAAAAGCTGGCTGCTCTGTACGAGGCCTCGCGCGACCTGTCCATCCAGACGAGGGTCGCCGACCTCCTCCAGACGCTCATGGAGCGTGTCACCAAGCTGCTCGGCAACTCCTCGACGACGGTCTTTCTCTATGACGCCGAGACCCAGCACGTCGAGGTCGCAGCTACCATCGGCGGGACGCTCGAGATCGGAACGCGCTTCGGGATTGACCAGGGAATGACCGGACGCGTCGCGCGCACCGGGACCTCGCTCATTCTCGACGACTATCAGACGTGGGAGCACCGCATTCCCGAGCTGGCGGCACACGGTGTGCGCGCAATCCTGATCGTGCCGATGACCTGCGGCGGCGAGCTGGTGGGCGCACTGGGCGTCAGCGAGTACACGACCGACCGTACCTACAGCGCCGACGACGAGCGCATCCTCTCGATGTTCGCTGCCCACGCGGCCAGCGCCATCCGCAGCGTGCAGCTGCTGGAACAGGCACGGGCGCGCGCCAGTGAGCTGCAGCGCGACAACGCCGAGCGTCAACGCATCGAGGAAGCGCTGCGCCGCAGCGAGGAGCGTTACCGCAATCTCGTCGAGGAGATGAACGACGTCGTTTTCACGGTCGGCTTCGACGGCGTCATCACCTACATCAGTCCCGCGCTGGAGCGCCTGAGCGGCCACAAGCCCGAGGAGCTCATGGCGCGGCCGTTTTCCGAGTTCATCCACCCCGAGGATCTGGCCGAGCTGCGCACCAGCTTCGCGCGTGTGCTCGAGGGGCGCCGCGAGCCGGTCGAGTTCCGCGTCTTCACCAAGAACGGCGATGTGCGTTGGGTGCGAAGCTCGAGCCGCCGACATCTCGAAGATGGCGTTCCGGTAGGGATCACCGGGTCTCTCACCGACGTCACCGAACGTAAGCGTGCCGAACTCGCGCTACAGGAAAGCGAAGCGCGTTATCGCCTGCTGGTGGAGATGTCGCCGGACGGCATCGCCGTGCATCGCGGCGGACAGATCGTCTTCGTCAACAGCGCCGGCGTGCGGTTGCTCGGCGCGCGCGATGCGTCCGACCTCCATCTCAAGCCCATCCTCGATTTCGTCCATCCCGACGATCGGCCTTTCGTGCTCGCGCGCATCCGCCGCATGCTGCAGGAGCAGCGTCCCGGCGAGCGCGCCGAGGAGCGATTCGTGCGGGTGGACGGCTCGGTGCGCGACGTCGAGGTGGTGGCGATGCCGCTGATGTACGAGGGCGCCGAGGCCGTGCAGGTGGTGGTCCATGACATCACCGACCGCAAGCAGGCCGCACGCGCGCTGGCGGAGAGCGAGGAACGCTTCCGCATGCTGGCCGAAGCCACGTACGAGGGTATCTTCATTCACGACGAGGGCTCGATCATCGACGCGAATCCGGCAGGCCTCGCCATGTCTGGCCATTCCTACGAGCAGGTACTCGGAATGGACGTCTTGAATCTCGTGGCGCCCGAGTCGCGCGAGGAGGTGGCGGCCAGGCTTCGCGCCGGCAGCACCGAGCGCTACGAGGCCATCGGCCTGCGCGCCGACGGCACCCGCTATCATGCAGAGTTGATCGGCCGTACCGTCCCCTACCACGACCGCGAATGCAGCGTCACCGCCATTCGCGACGTCAGCGACCGAAAGCAGGCCGAGGAGGCGCTGCGCGCCAGCGAGGAGCGCTACCGGGAGCTCGTCGAGAACGCCAATGATCTCGTCTACGTGCATGATGTGTTCGGCAACTTCGTGGCGATCAATCGCGCTGCCGAGCGCACCGTCGGTTACTCGCGCGAGGAAGTGGCCGGCTTGAACATCATCGACGTCCTTGCTCCCGAGGACGTTCCGCGAACACTCGAGCTGATGCAGGCCGTGGTCGAGGGCAGGGAAGCTCCGCGCGATTTCGAGGCCGACGTGCTGACCAAGGACGGCCGCCGCCTGACGCTGGAGATCAGCCCACGGGCGGTGATGCGCGACGGCGTCCCGGTGGCGGTGCAGGGCGTGGCGCGTGATGTCACCGACCGCCGAAAAGCGGCTGCCGAGATTCGGCTTCTCAACGAAGCGCTCGAGCAGCGCGTTCAGGAACGGACCGCCGAGCTGGCGGCGGCCAATAAGGAGCTCGAAGCCTTCGGATATTCGGTCTCGCACGACCTGCGCGGGCCGTTGCGCGTGATCGAGGGCTTCAGCCGCCTGCTGCTCGACGAGTACGGGCAGGCGCTGGATGAGACCGCCCGTCACTACATCGAAGGCGTCCACGGCAGCAGCCGGCGCATGGCGCAGCTCATCCAGGACCTTCTCAACCTGTCGCGCATCACGCGCAACGCGATCCAGCGCCGGCGCATCGATCTGGCGCCGGTGGCGCGCGCCGTGGCCGCCGAGCTTCGCCGCTCGCAGCCGGAGCGTGACGTGCAGTTCCTCATCGCCGAGCGCGCGCCTGCCTCGGGAGACCGCTCGATGCTGCGGATCGTGGTGGAGAACCTGCTCGGCAATGCCTGGAAGTACACGGGCAAGCATCCATCCGCCCGGATCGAGTTCGGGGTCACCGAGCAGGACGGGGAGCTCGTCTACTTTGTCCGCGACGACGGCGCCGGCTTCGACATGGAATACGTCGGCAAGCTGTTCCGTCCCTTCCAGCGCCTGCACCTGGTCTCCGAATTCGAGGGGACCGGCATCGGCCTCGCCACCGTTCAGCGAATCGTGCAGCGGCACGGCGGGCGGGTGTGGGCCGAAGGCAGCGTCGAGGGAGGCGCGACGATTTACTTCACGTTGTCGCCGGGGAAGACGGCGTAG
- a CDS encoding PaaI family thioesterase yields MSTAEPNLAPHAHLFPPLPQARAARFAEFTPGSADYFPGVTGIKLEEVRTDYARMRLPFRPQLNQPAGVMHGGAIATLIDTVVVPAIGGGYDEPHRYSTIDMQIQYLAPIIGEDAVAEGWITKRGRSIVFCRAQVLTGSGTLAALGTLVYNVRPWKSA; encoded by the coding sequence ATGAGCACGGCCGAACCGAACCTGGCACCTCACGCACATCTGTTCCCGCCCCTGCCGCAGGCTCGCGCCGCGCGATTCGCCGAGTTCACACCCGGTAGCGCCGACTATTTCCCCGGCGTCACCGGCATCAAGCTCGAAGAGGTCCGTACCGACTATGCACGGATGCGCCTGCCGTTCCGGCCTCAGCTGAACCAGCCGGCCGGCGTCATGCATGGTGGCGCCATCGCCACGCTGATCGACACCGTGGTGGTGCCGGCGATCGGCGGCGGCTACGACGAGCCGCATCGCTACTCCACCATCGACATGCAGATTCAGTACCTGGCGCCGATCATCGGCGAAGATGCGGTGGCGGAGGGCTGGATCACCAAGCGCGGCCGCTCGATCGTGTTCTGCCGCGCGCAGGTGCTGACAGGATCGGGAACGCTGGCCGCTCTGGGCACCCTCGTCTACAACGTGCGGCCGTGGAAGAGCGCTTGA